CAAATTAATATAATTACAAGAGAAAAGATTAAAAGTACTACTTCCATAAAGCTTAGATAGTTTCAGCTATTAAAATAGGGATAGAAACCCTTTTTAATAATTCCTTAGTTACAGAACCGAGTCCAAATTCTACTATTTTTCCAGTTTTTCCAATTATTAATAAATCAGGGGAAAACTCATTTATAGTTTTAAGAATTTCGTTTGTTTTTTTTCCATACTTTATTTGAAAATTAAACACCTCCTTTTTAGCTTCTTCTAAGGAGTTTAACAAATTATTCCATAGTTCATTTCTTTTGGCTCTTTTTTCCTCTAATATTTCTTCTTTCAATTTATGATTTTTTATTTTAATTTCAGAAATTACATTTAAAACTATTAATTGGGCACCTAATTTTTTGCTAATAAAATTTGCCATTTTTAAAGAAGGCAAAGAATTTTCAGAGAAATCAATACAACATAATACTTTTTTAATTTCCTGTAAAGGAGAATCTTTTACTACTAAAAAATTACTCTTTACTCTTTCTAAGATTTTTTCAGCTGTGGGAATTTTAAATCTATAGGGTTGATAACCTAAAACTAATAAATGGGGATTTAAATTTTTTACAAAATTTTTCAGGGCTTCCCAAAAATTTCCAAAGATTACTTCAGTTTCTACAGGAATATTTTTATTTTTGAATTTTTGGGAGAGATTCAAAAATTCTGTTTTTAATCTATTTTCTTCTTCTTTAAAATAGGGGATAAGATAATGGGGAGGTGTGAAAAAAAATTCGATTACATGAAAAAGAACTATTTTACTTTCAGGATAAAGTTTTTCCTTTAAAAACAGACCTGTTTCTAAAACAGAATTAGTAAATTTTTTAAAATCTATAGCTAAGGCTATAGTTTGAGACATTATCTTGACCAATAAACTCTAACTAACTTATTTCCCTTTGACCATTTAAATTCCAGATCCCCTTTGTAAGCTTTGTATAAAGCT
The window above is part of the Thermodesulfobacterium geofontis OPF15 genome. Proteins encoded here:
- a CDS encoding universal stress protein — protein: MSQTIALAIDFKKFTNSVLETGLFLKEKLYPESKIVLFHVIEFFFTPPHYLIPYFKEEENRLKTEFLNLSQKFKNKNIPVETEVIFGNFWEALKNFVKNLNPHLLVLGYQPYRFKIPTAEKILERVKSNFLVVKDSPLQEIKKVLCCIDFSENSLPSLKMANFISKKLGAQLIVLNVISEIKIKNHKLKEEILEEKRAKRNELWNNLLNSLEEAKKEVFNFQIKYGKKTNEILKTINEFSPDLLIIGKTGKIVEFGLGSVTKELLKRVSIPILIAETI